Proteins from a single region of Bacillota bacterium:
- a CDS encoding zinc-dependent alcohol dehydrogenase family protein: MSAAVFKEPGRIDVEERAVPTPGPGEVLVKVEACGVCGTDFHIFKGEAPARPPVVLGHEYCGEVVAVGEGLDRPRPGDRVAVDPNIACGRCYQCRLGKVHLCESMEALGVTLDGGFAEYSIAPAAQCHVLPVDMPAAQGAFVEPVACCVHGIDLAGIRPGYSVVVMGGGTIGLILLQLARISGAATLIVSEPVRKKRELALELGATLAVDPLSSDLESEVRAVLPAGADVVIEAVGRPETVEAALGIATRGGCVLLFGVSPEGAKVTVSPFAIYKKELRVQGSYVNPFTFSRAISLLASGAVKVEPLVERVVSLGDLPLVLASGPSAGGAKTLVGVNAARA, encoded by the coding sequence ATGTCGGCGGCCGTGTTCAAGGAGCCTGGGAGAATCGACGTGGAAGAGCGCGCCGTTCCCACGCCCGGGCCTGGAGAGGTCCTTGTGAAGGTCGAGGCGTGCGGCGTGTGCGGCACCGACTTCCATATCTTCAAGGGCGAAGCCCCGGCCCGCCCGCCTGTGGTCCTGGGGCACGAGTACTGTGGCGAGGTTGTCGCAGTCGGGGAGGGCCTTGACCGCCCGCGTCCAGGGGACCGGGTGGCCGTGGATCCCAATATCGCGTGTGGGCGGTGCTATCAGTGCAGGCTGGGCAAGGTGCATCTTTGCGAGTCCATGGAGGCTCTCGGCGTCACCCTGGACGGCGGATTTGCCGAGTACTCCATAGCCCCTGCCGCGCAGTGCCACGTGTTGCCAGTAGACATGCCAGCTGCCCAGGGTGCATTTGTTGAGCCGGTCGCGTGCTGCGTCCACGGGATTGACCTCGCCGGGATCAGGCCCGGCTACAGCGTCGTTGTCATGGGCGGCGGCACGATCGGACTCATCCTGCTACAGCTCGCACGGATAAGCGGTGCGGCGACGCTCATCGTGAGCGAGCCGGTGCGCAAGAAGCGCGAGCTTGCTCTCGAGCTCGGGGCGACCCTCGCTGTGGACCCCCTGTCCTCGGATCTGGAGTCGGAGGTACGCGCGGTTTTGCCCGCGGGGGCCGACGTCGTCATAGAGGCGGTCGGGCGCCCGGAGACCGTCGAGGCCGCACTAGGCATCGCAACTAGAGGGGGATGTGTCCTTCTTTTCGGTGTTTCCCCGGAGGGTGCGAAGGTCACCGTCAGCCCATTTGCGATCTATAAGAAAGAGCTGCGGGTCCAGGGCTCTTATGTCAACCCGTTCACGTTTTCCCGGGCGATATCGCTCCTCGCAAGCGGCGCGGTTAAGGTTGAGCCGCTTGTGGAGCGGGTCGTGTCGCTCGGCGATCTGCCCTTGGTGCTGGCCTCCGGGCCGTCCGCGGGCGGCGCGAAGACGCTCGTCGGCGTAAACGCGGCTCGCGCGTGA
- a CDS encoding ferrous iron transport protein A, producing MGERDGELIPLVHVRAGQEVQVVEILGGHGLVGRLEALGIRPGTRMRKITSVFLRGPVTVEVHDTKVAMGYGMAGKVLVRPLDRIGDEEGVTREEGGKGAAAQHRRADAAGAHRETSR from the coding sequence ATGGGGGAAAGAGATGGCGAGCTGATTCCCCTGGTCCATGTCCGGGCAGGCCAGGAGGTCCAGGTCGTTGAGATCCTCGGCGGGCACGGCCTGGTGGGGCGCCTTGAGGCCCTTGGCATCAGGCCTGGGACGCGGATGAGGAAGATAACCTCGGTGTTCTTGCGCGGGCCAGTCACGGTGGAAGTGCACGACACGAAAGTGGCTATGGGATACGGTATGGCTGGAAAGGTGCTCGTCCGGCCACTTGACCGTATCGGGGATGAAGAAGGTGTCACGCGTGAGGAAGGCGGGAAGGGGGCCGCGGCCCAGCACCGCCGTGCCGACGCCGCGGGCGCGCATCGCGAAACGTCGCGGTGA
- a CDS encoding ferrous iron transporter B, translated as MRILLMGNPNVGKSVVFSRLTGTQVITSNYPGTTVEFTKGTTRLTTGERAEVIDVPGTYSLEPTCKAEEVAVSLLDGLQEGDVVVNVVDATHLERNLHLTLELLERGVPLVVALNLWDEARHEGITIDVRRLEALLGVPVVPTVALTGEGMDVLLDKVDKAKVRRARAGGPKRTADERWAEVGRITRAVQAIAHRHHSVRDALEDASMRPVTGLIVAAVVLAVSFGAIRLIGEGLITYVFDPAFERLVRPLVTALDAALRPTGFVHDILIGHPVGGQVDFVESLGLLTTGLYVPIAMVLPYVLAFYVVLSVLEDVGYLPRLAVLLDNLMHVLGMHGYAIVPMILGLGCNVPAVLATRVLESRREKFIAATMVSIGVPCMAQSAVIVGLVGPHGISYIAYIYGTLFVLWLSLGLVLNSVVPGQSPPLLIEIPPYRFPYLPGLWKKIWMRVRAFLTDAVPYVLLGVLIVNVLYASGLMNVISSLLTPVVTGLLGLPPDAAVALLMGFLRKDVAVGMLGALGLTARQLAVASVVLTAYFPCAATFVVLLRELGGADMVKAAGIMIVAALGAGTALNLVLSGAVSAGLVLAAVAALVASTYLVRRREGRDASAAGQ; from the coding sequence ATGAGGATCCTGCTGATGGGGAACCCCAACGTCGGCAAGAGTGTCGTTTTTTCCCGTCTCACCGGCACGCAGGTTATCACCTCCAACTACCCGGGCACCACGGTGGAATTCACGAAGGGCACGACGAGGCTGACGACGGGCGAGAGAGCGGAGGTCATCGACGTCCCGGGCACGTACAGTCTCGAGCCCACCTGCAAAGCCGAGGAGGTGGCGGTGAGCCTCCTGGACGGCCTGCAGGAAGGCGACGTCGTCGTGAACGTGGTGGATGCCACCCATCTCGAAAGGAACCTCCACCTGACCCTCGAGCTTCTCGAACGGGGTGTGCCGCTGGTCGTGGCGCTCAACCTATGGGACGAAGCGCGCCACGAGGGGATCACCATCGACGTGAGGAGGCTGGAAGCTCTCCTGGGCGTCCCTGTGGTGCCGACCGTGGCTCTTACGGGCGAGGGCATGGACGTATTGCTGGACAAGGTGGATAAGGCCAAGGTGCGTCGCGCCAGGGCTGGAGGGCCGAAGCGCACTGCGGACGAGCGTTGGGCCGAGGTCGGCCGCATTACACGCGCGGTTCAAGCCATTGCCCACCGGCACCATTCCGTGAGAGACGCGCTCGAGGATGCCAGCATGCGGCCGGTAACAGGCCTCATTGTGGCAGCAGTGGTCCTCGCCGTGTCGTTCGGGGCTATAAGGCTCATCGGCGAAGGCCTCATCACATATGTCTTCGATCCTGCGTTCGAAAGGCTCGTCCGCCCGCTCGTCACGGCTCTTGACGCAGCGCTGCGGCCGACGGGCTTCGTCCATGACATCCTCATCGGGCACCCCGTCGGCGGGCAGGTGGACTTCGTGGAGTCGCTGGGCCTTCTGACCACGGGTCTGTACGTGCCCATCGCGATGGTGCTGCCGTACGTGCTGGCTTTTTACGTCGTGCTGAGCGTGCTCGAGGACGTCGGATACCTGCCGCGGCTCGCCGTGCTCCTGGACAACCTCATGCACGTCCTCGGGATGCACGGGTACGCCATCGTTCCAATGATCCTAGGCCTCGGGTGCAACGTCCCCGCTGTTCTGGCCACGCGGGTCCTTGAGAGCAGACGCGAGAAGTTCATCGCCGCGACGATGGTGTCCATCGGTGTACCGTGCATGGCCCAGAGCGCCGTGATCGTAGGGCTCGTGGGACCACACGGCATCTCATACATCGCGTATATCTATGGGACCTTGTTCGTTCTCTGGCTCTCGCTTGGGCTTGTGCTGAACTCTGTTGTGCCGGGCCAGAGCCCGCCGTTGCTCATCGAGATCCCGCCCTACCGGTTTCCGTACCTTCCCGGGCTCTGGAAGAAGATCTGGATGCGCGTGCGGGCGTTCCTCACCGACGCGGTTCCGTATGTCCTGCTCGGCGTCCTTATCGTCAACGTGCTCTACGCGTCCGGCCTCATGAATGTCATAAGCAGCCTGCTAACGCCGGTTGTCACGGGGCTCCTCGGCCTCCCACCCGACGCAGCGGTGGCCCTGCTGATGGGATTTCTCAGGAAGGACGTGGCCGTCGGGATGCTGGGCGCGCTGGGCCTCACCGCGCGCCAGCTCGCGGTGGCGAGCGTGGTTCTGACCGCATACTTTCCCTGCGCAGCGACGTTTGTGGTGCTTCTGCGCGAACTAGGGGGCGCCGATATGGTCAAGGCAGCGGGGATAATGATAGTCGCGGCGCTGGGAGCAGGGACTGCGCTGAACCTCGTGCTGTCGGGAGCGGTCTCGGCCGGACTCGTGCTTGCGGCCGTCGCCGCTTTGGTCGCCTCGACCTACCTCGTCCGGCGCCGTGAGGGGCGCGACGCGAGTGCGGCAGGTCAATAG
- the proC gene encoding pyrroline-5-carboxylate reductase: MEARQMARTVGFIGSGTLANVLIKGMIKAGSARAEDIVASDVDADRLSRLVEETGIRAARSNKAVVDAAGVLFLTVKPQVIDCVVDEVSRHVRADQLVVSPVAGVTTESLESAFPRRPRILRIMPNTPCLVMEGVIAVSIGRHAGPKDVTELSELLAPLGKIVTVQEDLMDSVTALSGSGPAFVYTMIEALADGGVRVGFSRSVALQLAAQTVLGAAKMVLETGSHPACLRDMVTSPGGTAIAGLHALERGSLRASIMDAVVAAAERSKELGQILAEERKKARELLA; this comes from the coding sequence ATGGAGGCGCGCCAGATGGCAAGAACTGTCGGATTCATAGGTTCGGGGACCCTTGCCAACGTCCTCATCAAGGGTATGATCAAGGCGGGTTCGGCAAGGGCCGAGGACATAGTGGCAAGTGACGTGGACGCGGACCGCCTCAGCCGGCTTGTCGAGGAGACGGGCATCAGGGCTGCGAGGAGCAACAAGGCTGTGGTCGACGCAGCAGGCGTTCTCTTTCTCACGGTGAAGCCGCAAGTCATAGATTGCGTGGTGGACGAGGTATCCCGGCACGTCAGGGCTGACCAGCTCGTGGTGTCGCCGGTGGCCGGAGTGACCACGGAGTCCCTCGAGAGCGCGTTCCCCCGCAGACCAAGGATTCTGCGCATCATGCCGAATACCCCTTGCCTCGTAATGGAAGGTGTGATCGCGGTTTCAATCGGAAGGCACGCAGGGCCCAAGGATGTCACGGAGCTCTCCGAACTCCTCGCGCCCCTCGGGAAGATCGTGACGGTGCAAGAGGACCTGATGGATTCGGTGACCGCTCTGAGCGGGAGCGGGCCTGCGTTCGTGTATACGATGATCGAGGCTCTCGCCGACGGCGGGGTGAGGGTGGGGTTCTCCCGCAGCGTGGCGCTGCAGTTGGCGGCCCAAACCGTGTTGGGAGCGGCGAAAATGGTCCTCGAAACAGGCTCACATCCGGCGTGTCTGCGTGACATGGTGACCTCGCCCGGTGGAACGGCCATCGCCGGGCTCCACGCTCTGGAGCGCGGGTCCCTCCGGGCCTCGATCATGGACGCCGTGGTTGCCGCGGCGGAGCGGTCCAAGGAGCTTGGCCAGATCCTCGCGGAGGAACGCAAGAAAGCCCGCGAGCTCCTGGCATAG
- a CDS encoding branched-chain amino acid transaminase, producing MAWVEGTYIWFDGEFVKWEDAKIHVLSHVVHYGSGVFEGIRAYKTPAGTAVFRLGDHVRRLYDSAKIYRMDIPYSQEDLARAITETVARNGFDSCYIRPLVFRGYHELGLNALASPVHTVIAVWGWGTYLASGADDQGVDVVVSSWNRMAPNTIPPMAKACGNYINSQLMKMQAIVDGYHEAIAVGTDGLLSEGTGENLFVVRDGTIYTPQLASSILGGITRSTVLTLARELGIPAVEEPLPREMLYIADEVFLTGTAAEITPVRSVDRIPVGNGRPGPITLKLKEAFFAIVQGRVPDSHSWLTPVRKTV from the coding sequence ATGGCATGGGTGGAAGGTACTTACATATGGTTCGACGGGGAGTTCGTCAAGTGGGAGGACGCGAAGATCCACGTTTTGAGCCATGTCGTGCATTACGGCTCGGGGGTGTTCGAAGGGATCAGGGCGTACAAGACCCCCGCCGGCACCGCGGTGTTTCGCTTGGGCGACCATGTGAGACGGCTGTATGATTCAGCGAAGATATACCGCATGGACATACCCTACTCCCAGGAAGACCTGGCCCGGGCGATAACCGAGACCGTCGCGCGAAACGGTTTTGACTCCTGCTACATAAGGCCGCTCGTGTTTCGAGGGTATCACGAGCTTGGGCTGAATGCGCTCGCAAGCCCCGTACATACGGTCATCGCGGTATGGGGGTGGGGCACGTATCTCGCGTCCGGTGCCGACGACCAGGGCGTTGACGTCGTGGTGTCTTCCTGGAACCGCATGGCTCCGAACACCATTCCTCCGATGGCCAAAGCCTGCGGGAACTACATCAACTCCCAACTCATGAAGATGCAGGCGATCGTCGACGGATACCATGAGGCGATCGCCGTCGGGACGGACGGGTTGTTATCAGAGGGCACTGGCGAGAACCTCTTCGTGGTGCGCGACGGCACCATCTACACTCCCCAGCTTGCCTCGTCTATACTGGGCGGCATAACCCGGAGCACGGTCCTCACGCTCGCACGCGAGCTCGGAATCCCTGCGGTCGAAGAGCCCCTCCCAAGGGAGATGCTGTACATCGCGGACGAGGTCTTCCTGACGGGCACGGCCGCGGAGATCACCCCGGTGCGCTCCGTTGACAGAATCCCTGTGGGGAACGGACGGCCCGGGCCCATCACACTGAAGTTGAAGGAAGCGTTCTTTGCGATAGTCCAGGGGCGGGTTCCAGACTCGCACTCGTGGCTGACGCCCGTCCGGAAGACGGTCTAA
- the leuB gene encoding 3-isopropylmalate dehydrogenase, whose amino-acid sequence MDGFKIALLPGDGVGPEVIREARKALVAVGRKHACRFDFVECLVGGAALDAAGTPLPEETLETCRRCGAVLLGAVGGPKWDGLPGDRRPEAGLLGLRKSLGVFANLRPVRVFPELVGASTLKSHVVEGVDLLVVRELTGGAYFGQPRGRFCERDLGSGRDVVRAVDTTVYTWDEIERVARVAFRLASERRRKVTSVDKANVLESSRLWREVVTKVGKDYPDVELAHMYVDNCAMQLVRDPGRFDVILTENMFGDILSDEAATLAGSLGMLPSASLGCGRTGLYEPVHGSAPDIAGKNVANPLGAVLSAGLLLRYSFGLGKEAESLEAAVTAVLRKGYRTADIFTEGTTLVGTAEMGDLIVDEILG is encoded by the coding sequence ATGGATGGGTTCAAGATCGCCCTGCTGCCGGGTGACGGGGTAGGGCCGGAAGTGATAAGGGAGGCCAGGAAGGCGCTCGTTGCGGTCGGAAGGAAGCACGCGTGCAGGTTTGACTTCGTGGAGTGCCTCGTGGGCGGAGCGGCCTTGGACGCGGCCGGCACGCCTCTGCCTGAGGAGACTCTCGAGACCTGCCGGAGGTGCGGCGCCGTGCTCCTCGGGGCGGTGGGCGGCCCAAAATGGGACGGTCTTCCGGGGGACAGGCGACCGGAGGCCGGGCTTCTAGGCCTGCGCAAATCCCTGGGCGTATTCGCGAACCTGCGCCCGGTGCGGGTCTTCCCCGAGCTTGTCGGGGCCTCGACTCTCAAGAGCCACGTGGTGGAGGGCGTCGACCTGCTGGTGGTGAGGGAGCTGACCGGAGGCGCGTATTTCGGCCAGCCCAGGGGCCGCTTCTGCGAACGCGACCTCGGCAGCGGGCGGGATGTGGTGAGGGCCGTGGATACGACCGTCTACACCTGGGACGAGATAGAGCGCGTCGCAAGGGTGGCGTTTCGGTTGGCTTCTGAGCGGAGACGGAAGGTCACCTCGGTGGACAAGGCCAACGTGTTAGAAAGCTCGCGGCTTTGGCGAGAGGTGGTCACGAAGGTCGGTAAGGACTACCCGGACGTCGAGCTCGCCCACATGTACGTAGACAACTGCGCGATGCAGCTCGTCCGCGACCCGGGTCGGTTCGATGTGATACTCACCGAGAACATGTTCGGGGACATCCTCAGCGACGAGGCGGCCACGCTGGCGGGCTCCCTCGGCATGCTGCCCTCCGCCAGCCTCGGCTGCGGCCGGACGGGCCTGTACGAACCGGTGCACGGTTCCGCACCCGACATCGCGGGAAAGAACGTGGCCAACCCGCTGGGGGCGGTGCTCTCCGCAGGGCTGCTCCTGAGGTATTCCTTCGGCCTGGGCAAAGAGGCGGAATCCCTTGAGGCCGCCGTGACGGCGGTCCTGCGAAAAGGGTATCGCACCGCGGATATCTTCACTGAGGGGACGACACTCGTCGGCACCGCTGAGATGGGAGATCTCATAGTGGACGAGATCCTAGGCTGA
- the leuD gene encoding 3-isopropylmalate dehydratase small subunit, which produces MTSTIRARAWKFGDHVDTDAIIPARYLYTSDPADLAKHCMEDADPRFASEVRPGDVIVGGRNFGCGSSREHAPIAIKAAGVSCVIAASFARIFFRNALNVGLPILECPEAAERIQAGDIVEVSPGEGLIRNVTRGEEYRAAPLPEFMQRIVDCGGIINYVRERIESGKSCAG; this is translated from the coding sequence ATGACGTCGACCATCAGAGCGAGAGCATGGAAGTTCGGAGATCATGTGGACACTGACGCGATCATCCCCGCAAGGTACCTCTATACCTCGGACCCGGCGGACCTCGCAAAGCACTGCATGGAGGACGCCGATCCGAGGTTCGCAAGCGAGGTCCGGCCGGGTGACGTCATCGTGGGCGGCAGGAACTTCGGCTGCGGAAGCTCCAGGGAGCATGCCCCAATAGCTATCAAGGCTGCTGGCGTATCCTGCGTCATTGCCGCGTCCTTTGCCCGGATATTCTTCCGCAACGCGCTGAACGTGGGCCTGCCCATCCTGGAGTGCCCGGAAGCCGCCGAGCGGATACAGGCGGGGGACATCGTCGAGGTCTCTCCCGGCGAAGGCTTGATCCGGAATGTGACTCGAGGCGAAGAGTATCGCGCTGCTCCCCTCCCCGAGTTCATGCAAAGGATCGTGGATTGTGGGGGCATCATCAATTACGTGCGCGAAAGGATAGAGAGCGGTAAATCCTGTGCTGGCTGA
- the leuC gene encoding 3-isopropylmalate dehydratase large subunit, with amino-acid sequence MGMTITEKILAAHAGRDSVEPGELITVKVDMVLGNDITAPVAIEQFRKTGAKRVFDPNRIALVPDHFVPNKDIRSAEQCARLREFAREQGISNYFEVGRMGIEHCLLPEQGLVRPGDVIIGADSHTCTYGALGAFATGVGSTDMAAAMTLGEIWLKVPESIKLVYRGKPGRWVYGKDLILHTIGRIGVDGAAYKAMEFSGEAIRSLSMDSRFTMANMAVEAGAKNGIMVPDEKTLEYVRERSNGGYRVFESDPDARYSAVHEFDVSGLEPQVAFPHLPENVRPISEAGKVWIDQAVIGSCTNGRMEDLRAAAEVLRGRKVHPRVRLLVFPGTQEIYLQAIREGLIQIFIEAGAAVSTPTCGPCLGGHMGILAEGEKAISTTNRNFVGRMGHPKSEVYLSNAAVAAASAVMGRIAGPDEL; translated from the coding sequence TTGGGGATGACGATAACCGAGAAAATCCTAGCCGCCCACGCTGGACGAGACTCCGTTGAGCCCGGCGAGCTTATCACGGTAAAGGTCGACATGGTCCTGGGGAACGACATAACCGCGCCCGTTGCCATCGAGCAGTTCAGGAAGACCGGCGCAAAGCGGGTCTTCGATCCTAATAGGATCGCGCTCGTGCCCGATCACTTCGTGCCGAACAAGGACATAAGGTCTGCCGAGCAGTGCGCGAGATTGAGGGAGTTCGCCAGAGAACAAGGGATATCCAACTACTTTGAGGTAGGAAGGATGGGCATCGAGCACTGCCTTCTCCCGGAGCAAGGGCTCGTGCGTCCCGGCGATGTCATCATCGGCGCGGATTCTCACACGTGCACGTACGGGGCACTGGGTGCCTTCGCCACCGGGGTAGGCAGCACCGATATGGCCGCTGCCATGACCCTCGGCGAGATATGGCTGAAGGTCCCCGAGAGCATCAAGCTCGTGTACCGCGGCAAACCCGGCCGCTGGGTGTACGGAAAGGACCTCATCCTCCACACCATAGGGCGCATAGGCGTGGACGGCGCGGCCTACAAGGCCATGGAGTTCTCCGGAGAAGCGATACGGAGCCTCTCGATGGACTCAAGGTTCACCATGGCAAACATGGCGGTGGAGGCCGGCGCGAAAAACGGCATCATGGTGCCGGATGAGAAGACCCTTGAGTACGTGCGCGAGAGGTCAAATGGAGGTTACCGGGTCTTCGAGAGCGACCCGGACGCTCGCTACAGTGCTGTGCACGAATTCGACGTGAGCGGCCTCGAGCCACAAGTGGCCTTCCCTCACCTGCCCGAAAACGTGAGGCCCATCAGCGAGGCGGGCAAGGTGTGGATAGACCAGGCTGTGATCGGCTCCTGCACCAACGGCCGGATGGAGGATTTGAGAGCTGCGGCAGAGGTGCTTCGCGGGCGAAAAGTCCACCCGCGCGTGCGGCTCCTGGTCTTCCCTGGCACCCAGGAGATCTACCTGCAGGCCATACGCGAGGGGCTCATCCAAATCTTTATCGAGGCGGGCGCGGCAGTCAGCACGCCCACGTGTGGCCCGTGCCTCGGAGGGCACATGGGCATCCTCGCCGAGGGAGAGAAGGCGATATCCACGACCAACCGGAACTTCGTGGGCAGGATGGGGCATCCGAAGAGCGAGGTATACTTGTCAAACGCGGCGGTGGCGGCGGCCTCCGCAGTCATGGGACGCATAGCGGGCCCCGACGAACTCTGA
- a CDS encoding 2-isopropylmalate synthase codes for MRQVFIFDTTLRDGEQSPGVNLNVEEKVEIATQLAKLRVDVIEAGFPVASPGDFAAVEAVASQIKGPTIAALARTMEKDIDKAWEALRYAERPRIHTFIATSPVHMRYKLRKSPDEVLRMAVEAVRHAKSLTNDVEFSAEDAARSDRGFLREIFEAVIEAGATVINIPDTVGYSTPWEFADLVSYVKANTAGIDRVTISVHCHNDLGLAVANSLAAVTAGATQVECTINGLGERAGNAALEEVVMALRTRKDYFDVSVGIDTTHIYRTSRLVSSLTAVFVQPNKAVVGDNAFAHESGIHQDGILKERTTYEIMTPESVGLPESRLVLGKHSGRHAFSEKLKALGYSLTRDEMEKAFNRFIELADKKKQVSDRDIEAIVEDELVATPGFFELEYIHVISGNHAVPTATVRLKTVDGSVEEAACGDGPVEAVFKAVDAAAKLETHLVSYSLNAVTGGKDALGEATVRIKDNGDTYVGRGTSTDVIEASAKAYVQAINKLLHNRRTFSKAAAPAGAAGVSRPVQDALGTSGS; via the coding sequence ATGAGGCAGGTATTCATCTTTGACACAACGCTCAGGGACGGAGAACAATCCCCCGGCGTCAATTTGAACGTGGAAGAGAAGGTCGAGATAGCAACGCAGCTCGCCAAGCTCCGGGTGGATGTGATCGAGGCGGGGTTCCCGGTTGCGTCTCCCGGAGACTTCGCGGCGGTGGAGGCGGTCGCCTCCCAGATAAAGGGGCCCACCATCGCGGCCTTGGCCCGAACAATGGAGAAGGACATCGATAAGGCTTGGGAGGCCCTGCGATACGCCGAGAGGCCCAGGATCCATACTTTCATCGCGACATCTCCCGTCCACATGCGGTATAAGCTCCGCAAGAGCCCCGACGAGGTCCTGAGAATGGCCGTGGAGGCGGTGCGGCACGCTAAGAGCCTCACAAACGACGTGGAGTTCTCCGCCGAAGACGCCGCCAGGAGCGACCGGGGATTCCTGCGTGAGATATTCGAGGCGGTGATCGAGGCGGGGGCGACGGTCATCAACATTCCCGACACAGTCGGCTACAGCACGCCCTGGGAATTCGCGGATCTCGTTTCTTACGTGAAAGCCAACACCGCCGGCATAGACCGGGTAACCATCAGCGTCCACTGCCACAACGACCTGGGGCTCGCGGTCGCGAACTCCTTGGCCGCTGTGACGGCCGGGGCGACCCAGGTTGAGTGCACCATAAACGGCCTCGGCGAAAGGGCCGGGAACGCCGCGCTTGAGGAGGTCGTCATGGCGCTCAGGACGAGGAAAGACTACTTCGATGTCTCTGTGGGCATCGATACGACCCACATCTATCGCACAAGCCGCCTGGTGAGCTCGCTTACGGCGGTGTTCGTGCAGCCCAACAAGGCTGTGGTCGGCGACAACGCTTTCGCCCACGAGTCCGGCATACACCAGGACGGCATCCTCAAGGAGAGGACCACTTACGAGATCATGACGCCTGAGTCAGTGGGCCTCCCCGAAAGCAGGCTGGTCCTGGGCAAACACTCCGGGCGACACGCGTTCAGCGAGAAGCTGAAGGCCCTCGGGTACTCTTTGACCCGGGACGAGATGGAGAAAGCGTTCAACCGCTTCATCGAGCTTGCGGACAAGAAGAAGCAGGTCAGCGACAGAGACATCGAGGCTATCGTCGAGGATGAGCTCGTTGCGACACCGGGCTTCTTCGAGCTGGAATACATACACGTGATTAGCGGCAACCATGCCGTGCCCACTGCCACGGTGAGGCTCAAGACTGTGGACGGCTCCGTGGAAGAGGCCGCATGCGGGGACGGGCCCGTGGAGGCGGTCTTCAAAGCGGTGGACGCTGCCGCGAAATTGGAGACTCATCTCGTGTCGTACTCCCTAAACGCGGTCACCGGCGGCAAGGACGCTCTGGGAGAGGCCACGGTCCGGATAAAGGACAACGGAGACACCTACGTAGGCCGCGGAACGAGCACGGACGTGATAGAGGCCAGCGCCAAGGCGTATGTGCAGGCCATCAACAAGCTTCTCCACAACCGGCGGACCTTCAGCAAGGCAGCCGCGCCTGCCGGAGCCGCCGGAGTCTCCCGACCTGTCCAAGACGCCTTGGGAACGTCGGGAAGCTAG
- a CDS encoding tRNA-binding protein: MSAITYEDFNRVEMRVGRIIKAEPFTKARKPAYKLLVDFGDYGVRKSSAQITKLYSPDELVGRLVIAVTNFPPRQIADFMSEVLVLGVALSDETEVVLIQPDREVPLGRRVF, encoded by the coding sequence GTGAGCGCGATAACTTACGAAGACTTCAACAGAGTCGAGATGCGAGTCGGAAGGATCATCAAGGCCGAGCCGTTTACCAAAGCTCGAAAGCCCGCGTACAAACTGCTTGTCGACTTCGGCGACTACGGCGTACGGAAGTCAAGCGCCCAGATCACCAAGCTTTACTCGCCCGACGAACTAGTGGGGAGGCTCGTGATCGCCGTTACGAACTTCCCGCCGCGGCAGATCGCTGATTTCATGTCTGAGGTCCTCGTCCTGGGCGTCGCTCTAAGCGACGAAACCGAGGTGGTCCTCATCCAGCCTGACCGCGAGGTCCCGCTCGGCAGGCGGGTGTTCTGA